The Candidatus Atribacteria bacterium region AAATAAGTGTCGATTCAAATCCCATTTTTGACATATGGGCAGCGAGGTTAAAGGGGGCACCGCCAATATATGGTTTGTTCTCTATGATGTCCCAGAGAATTTCTCCAAAAAATAAAGCTTTCACTCTTGCCTCTCCTTTCTTCAAGTTTAAATTAATCAGGTGTTTTATTTATATATAAATATTCTACAAGTTTTTCAAAAATCCTCTTTTTTTTATAAAATTAGATAAAATTTTTGTTTTTTATTGAAACACTTTATTATTAGTCGTTAGTGAATGGTGAATAGTTGTTAGTTTTAAATACAATTTATGAAGTGCGAGTTTATTCATTCTGCCGATCTACCAGTTTTCCTGTCGACCAGTCAATTTGGTTGTTAGTTTAAAAGGTTTTCAGTTACAAGAGGTCGATTCATCAAACCCATCTGTTTTTTTCTGTCATTGCGAAATGACCAAAGTGATCTCATTTTGTATCTTAAATTTATTCTCCGTATTTCCTTCACCAAATACTAACGACTAACGACTATTCGGGCTTGCGAAAAATATAAAAAGGAATATAATGAAATAAAATTACCCATCAAAGAGGGGGGATAAACTTGAAAATAAAAGAAGTTATGATCCCAGACCTAACTTCCGTATCGGCTAATACCCCGATAAAAGAAGCCGTAAAGATCATGAGCCAACAGCGTATGGTAGGGCTACCCGTTGTAGATAACGATCAAAATGTCATTGGAATAATTACGGAAAGCGATATTGCCAAAGCCTGTTTACCCGGCTATTATAAAGAATTGCAAAATCCGTCTTTTATCCCTGATTTTGATCAATTTTCCCGGCAAGCTAAAAAAATTGCTCATTTAGCGGTAAAAGAATTTATGACTACTATAGTCTATTCGGTAGAAGAAGATACCAGCAGGACGCAGGCAGCAGATCTGTTATTCAGAAAAGATCTGAGAATCGTCCCGGTAGTAAGAGCGGGAAAATTAGTAGGAATACTCACTCCCTCTTGTCTATGTAAATATGCTATGGAAGAAGGTTAGGTTGGGGAAGGAATAATAAATGAATCAACCGCTTATAGCTTTAATAATATTCATATCTACGCTTATATTTGTTAGCCTGGAAAAGATTCAACGCACGGTAATTGCCCTAAGCGGAGCCCTTCTGTTTATACTATTAAAGATACTGACCCAAGAGGAGGCTTTTTTAGCAATAGATTTTAATACCATCGGCTTACTGACCGGTATGATGGTTATGGTCTCAATCATCAAAAGAACCGGGCTATTCCAATATCTGGCCATTAAAATATCTAAACTGGCTCACGGAAATATATTTTATCTCTTGTTTTTTCTAAGCATTATTACCGGCGCTCTATCTTCCATACTGGATAATGTCACCACCATCATACTCATCGTCCCCATCACTTTGGCTATCTGTGAAAACTTAGAAATATCTCCCATGCCTTTGGTGATATCTGAAATATTTGCCTCTAATATAGGAGGAACTGCCACACTTATCGGGGACCCCCCTAATATAATAATAGGAAGTGCAGCCCATCTCTCCTTTATGGATTTTATTATAAATCTTGCTCCTTTTGTCGTGATGTTGTTAATTCTCCTGCCTTTCTTTGTCAGGCTATTTTACAAAAAGGAAATGTCACAAGATGTTAAGGAAGCCTGGGAAAAAGTAGAGAAATTCGATGAAAAGAAGGCAATTGAAGACCCCGTGTTATTAAAAAAATCTCTCCTGGTCTTTTTATTAACGATATCGGTCTTTATCTTCCATCATAATCTGGGCTTAGAAGCTGCTACGGTAGCTTTGGCCGGAGCAACTCTCTTGCTTTTGGTCAGCAATATAGATCCGGCGGAAACTTTCCTGGAAGTAGAGTGGTCTACTCTCTTCTTTTTTATCGGACTTTTCATCGTAATAGCGGGTGTGGAAAAAGTGGGAATTATTCGCGAGTTGAGCAATATCATTGTCACTTTAACCAAAGGAAATCTTACTTTTACCACTTTGGCGGTTTTGTGGATTTCGGGAATCACCTGTTCTTTGGTTAATAATATCTCTTATACTATCTCCATGGTTCCGGTCATTCATCATATCGGAACAGTTACTACCTTTAATCTCAACCCGGTCTGGTGGGCTTTATCCTTGGGTGCCTGCCTGGGAGGAAATGGAACCTTTATAGCAGCTGCCGCTAATTTAGTGGGAGTAAATATACTAAAAAGGCAAGGTCAGATAATAACCTTCAAAGACTTTTTTCAAATCGGCCTTCCGATTATGCTAATATCTATTATTCTATCTTCGGCCTATCTTTTTTTAAGGTATTTATGGTAATCTCTTTTAATGAGCTGATAACCTCAACGCCTGCCTGGTCGGCAAGCCTCTCATAGTTTTGATGTCCGTTGGCAACCAGCAGACAATCACAGCCCATACATCTGGCAACATCGTAATCGTGGATAGTATCCCCTATCAAAAGTACCTCTTGAGGATGTAAATTTAGCTGGTCTATCCACTTTTTCCCTTTTTCGATTTTACTTTCGGCATAGTGGTTTTCTAAGCCTATTATCCTATCAAAATACTTATCTATGCCATAATGTTTAATTTTTTCTTTCAGGACGTCTTCTTTTGAAGCAGATAAAATTGATTGAGATATTCCTCTCTCCTTTATCTTTTTCAGCACCTCTTCTACTTCATCAAACAGTTCACACTTATTAAAACACCGGTAATATTCACTGATAAATTCATCACTAAGCCGCTCAAATGATTCCTGGGAAAAATCATAACCGAGCTTTAAATAATACTTTGTTACCGGGAAATCAAATATCTCCCTATATTTTTTTGAATCAATCCTGGGCAAATGGCGTTTTTTTAACATCTTGTTCATTACTTCTACCGCTAACCATGCATCATTGATTAAGGTCCCGTTCCAGTCCCAGATAATATGTTTATAATTGCCTATTTTTTTTATCATCCATTCCCTCACTCAACAAATATTGTAGTAATTAACACCTTAATGTCCCGTCTGGCATATATTTTAACCTTCTGGGTCTGTCTAAACATCCGGCAAAACCATCAAATCCCTCTACTTTTATTTTCCATGTAAGAACTACATTATCCCCCTGCCTATCTTGAATAACCCTCGCAGTATAGGTTTGTGTTTTGGTATCAAGTAAAACTTCTGCGTGATCCAAGGGCCTAAATTTACTAAGAAGCGTCTTTGATTGATAATACAATGTTCCAGTCTGGGGAGTGAAAGGCAATATTTCTTTTTTGTGTTTCTCAGAATAGGCAGCGGAATTTGTAGCGAATAAAAGATACCACCTTCCGTTTTTAAAGTGAAGGTCGGGTACTTCCATTTCGTAAAAATTACCGGTATCTGTTGCCGGACTCATTACCTCCCAAACCAACAAATCTTTAGATCTTGCTCTCGCAATACATCCTCTTCCATTATAATCCCCGTAATTAACTCTTGCACAGATAAAGGCATAATAGAATTTATCCTTTTTATTATAGACGATAAATGGATCCCTCCAATGTTCTATCCCTTTCTCTGACATATCGGCTTTTTCATACCAATTTGGATGTGCTTCTATTACCGGATTATTCTCATATTTTTCCCAAACATACAGGTCCTCTGACATTGCAATTCCGATCCTCTGGATTTTTCCCGCCTCTCTTTTAGAACGAGAGGTATAAAACATATAATATTTATCGTCTTTTTTGATTACTGATCCCGTCCAGATTGAAGTGTCATCCCAACTTCCCTCCGGACCTGCCTCAAGCACAATTCTATCTTCCTTCCACATTTCAAGGTCTTTTGAAACTGCATGACCAACAAAAGCAACCGAATGTCTGCTATCCGGATTTTGTATGTTTCTTGGTGCCTGCAAATAATAGATATGATAAAGGTCTTTTTTTTTCACTAACCAAAAATCCCACATATAACTATTCGCTGGTGAATAATTCAT contains the following coding sequences:
- a CDS encoding HAD family hydrolase, which translates into the protein MIKKIGNYKHIIWDWNGTLINDAWLAVEVMNKMLKKRHLPRIDSKKYREIFDFPVTKYYLKLGYDFSQESFERLSDEFISEYYRCFNKCELFDEVEEVLKKIKERGISQSILSASKEDVLKEKIKHYGIDKYFDRIIGLENHYAESKIEKGKKWIDQLNLHPQEVLLIGDTIHDYDVARCMGCDCLLVANGHQNYERLADQAGVEVISSLKEITINTLKKDRPKIE
- a CDS encoding CBS domain-containing protein; the protein is MKIKEVMIPDLTSVSANTPIKEAVKIMSQQRMVGLPVVDNDQNVIGIITESDIAKACLPGYYKELQNPSFIPDFDQFSRQAKKIAHLAVKEFMTTIVYSVEEDTSRTQAADLLFRKDLRIVPVVRAGKLVGILTPSCLCKYAMEEG